The Dendropsophus ebraccatus isolate aDenEbr1 chromosome 3, aDenEbr1.pat, whole genome shotgun sequence genome includes a region encoding these proteins:
- the LOC138786721 gene encoding zinc finger protein ZFP2-like isoform X2: protein MERDRDKMAYRIITLTLHILFLLTGEDYTVVKKSSSGRCGAPGCEGWGRTLSPIPGPLIHEEMEEEKILEVTNKMVELLSGEVPIRCQDVAVYFSMEEWEYVEGHKDQYKDVMLEDQQPLPSAVRSSKRTAPERCPRPLLPQDQDQVDGDLPYDLYQGEDGNNIKDPETIVSSDEQYKEDITRGKDLNYINATNKIVKKEEEEEETDNSSDEQYKEDITTGDCTRRSEGNLIYSGYKAENPITQDTYEEHSITPDLPSAPHSIDLSSDPYIPVPSTDSSQLTKQNKEKPFSCLECVKCFTEKSDFVEHQRIHTGNGKFSFSECGKLCARKSNLVRHQRIHTGEKQYSCSECGKGFSDKSHFIKQRTHAGEKSFLCEKCGKCYTWKDELIRHQNIHSGKKPLSCDKCGKCFFKKSKLLIHERIHTGEKPFSCSQCGKCFSDKSVLNRHERIHTGERPFSCSQCRKCYTTKSDLTVHKRTHTGEKSFKCEKCGKCYTRKDKLIRHQNIHSGEKPFSCDKCGKYFTRKEKLISHQNIHSGEKPFSCDKCGKYFTRKDQLVRHQNIHSEEKPFSCSQCGKCFSNKSVLNRHERIHTGDKPFSCSQCEKCFSNKSVLNRHERIHSGEKPFPCSQCEKCSTKSDLTVHERTHTGE from the exons atggagagagacagagacaagatggcctacaggataataaccctcaccctacacatactcttcctgcttactggggag gattacacagtagtgaagaagtcctctagtgggcgctgtggggcccctgggtgtgaaggatggggaagaaccctgagcccaatcccggggcccctgatacatgaggaaatggaggaagagaagatcctagaagtcaccaacaagatggtggagctgctgagtggagag gttcctataaggtgtcaggacgtggcggtctatttctccatggaggagtgggagtatgtagaaggacacaaggatcagtacaaggatgtgatgctggaggatcagcagcccctcccatcagcag tcagatccagtaagagaacagcaccagagagatgtccccgtcctcttctcccacaggatcaggatcaggtagatggagatcttccctatgatctgtatcagggggaagatgggaacaatattaagGATCCAGAGAccattgtgagcagtgatgagcagtataaggaggacatcactagaGGGAAAGACCTGAACTATATCAATGCCACAAACAAGATAgtaaaaaaagaagaggaagaagaagagacagataacagcagtgatgagcagtataaggaggacatcactacag GTGActgtacccggagatcagagggaaatcTGATATATTCAGGTTATAAAGCAGAGAAtcctatcacacaagatacatatgaagaacattctattaccccagatctaccctcagcccctcacagcatcGATCTGTCATCTGATCCTTATATACCAGTCCCATCTACTGATTCATCACAGCTTACTAAGCAAAAtaaggagaagccattttcatgtttagaatgtgtgaaatgttttactgagaaatcagATTTTGtcgaacatcaaagaattcacacaggtaaTGGAAAATTTTCCttttcagaatgtggaaaattgtGTGCTcgtaaatcaaatcttgttaggcatcaaagaattcacacgggagagaagcagtattcatgttcagaatgtggtaaaggTTTTTCTGACAAATCACATTTTATTAAACAGAGAACTCACGCAGGAGAGAAGTCATTTTTGTGTgaaaaatgtgggaaatgttatacaTGGAAAGATGAACTTATTAGACATCAAAACATTCACTCAGGAAAGAAGCCGTTATCATGTgataaatgtgggaaatgtttttttaagaaatcaaagcTTTTGAttcatgaaagaattcacacaggggagaagccattttcatgttcacaatgtggaaaatgtttttctgacAAATCAGTTCTTAATAGACATGAAAGAATTCATACAGgagagaggccattttcatgttcacaatgtaGAAAATGTTATACTACCAAATCAGACCTCACAGTACataaaagaactcacacaggagagaagtcatttaagtgtgaaaaatgtgggaaatgttatacaCGGAAAGATAAACTTATTAGACATCAAAACATTCactcaggggagaagccattttcatgtgatAAATGTGGAAAATATTTTACGAGGAAAGAAAAACTCATCAGTCATCAAAACATTCactcaggggagaagccattttcatgtgatAAATGTGGAAAATATTTTACGAGGAAAGATCAACTTGTTAGACATCAAAACATTCACTCagaggagaagccattttcatgttcacaatgtggaaaatgtttttctaacAAATCAGTTCTTAATAGACATGAAAGAATTCATACAGGAgataagccattttcatgttcacaatgtgAAAAATGCTTTTCTAACAAATCAGTTCTTAATAGACATGAAAGAATTCattcaggagagaagccatttccatgttcaCAATGTGAAAAATGTTCTACCAAATCAGACCTCactgtacatgaaagaactcacacaggggagtaG
- the LOC138786721 gene encoding zinc finger protein ZFP2-like isoform X1, protein MERDRDKMAYRIITLTLHILFLLTGEDYTVVKKSSSGRCGAPGCEGWGRTLSPIPGPLIHEEMEEEKILEVTNKMVELLSGEVPIRCQDVAVYFSMEEWEYVEGHKDQYKDVMLEDQQPLPSAVRSSKRTAPERCPRPLLPQDQDQVDGDLPYDLYQGEDGNNIKDPETIVSSDEQYKEDITRGKDLNYINATNKIVKKEEEEEETDNSSDEQYKEDITTGNRPGDCTRRSEGNLIYSGYKAENPITQDTYEEHSITPDLPSAPHSIDLSSDPYIPVPSTDSSQLTKQNKEKPFSCLECVKCFTEKSDFVEHQRIHTGNGKFSFSECGKLCARKSNLVRHQRIHTGEKQYSCSECGKGFSDKSHFIKQRTHAGEKSFLCEKCGKCYTWKDELIRHQNIHSGKKPLSCDKCGKCFFKKSKLLIHERIHTGEKPFSCSQCGKCFSDKSVLNRHERIHTGERPFSCSQCRKCYTTKSDLTVHKRTHTGEKSFKCEKCGKCYTRKDKLIRHQNIHSGEKPFSCDKCGKYFTRKEKLISHQNIHSGEKPFSCDKCGKYFTRKDQLVRHQNIHSEEKPFSCSQCGKCFSNKSVLNRHERIHTGDKPFSCSQCEKCFSNKSVLNRHERIHSGEKPFPCSQCEKCSTKSDLTVHERTHTGE, encoded by the exons atggagagagacagagacaagatggcctacaggataataaccctcaccctacacatactcttcctgcttactggggag gattacacagtagtgaagaagtcctctagtgggcgctgtggggcccctgggtgtgaaggatggggaagaaccctgagcccaatcccggggcccctgatacatgaggaaatggaggaagagaagatcctagaagtcaccaacaagatggtggagctgctgagtggagag gttcctataaggtgtcaggacgtggcggtctatttctccatggaggagtgggagtatgtagaaggacacaaggatcagtacaaggatgtgatgctggaggatcagcagcccctcccatcagcag tcagatccagtaagagaacagcaccagagagatgtccccgtcctcttctcccacaggatcaggatcaggtagatggagatcttccctatgatctgtatcagggggaagatgggaacaatattaagGATCCAGAGAccattgtgagcagtgatgagcagtataaggaggacatcactagaGGGAAAGACCTGAACTATATCAATGCCACAAACAAGATAgtaaaaaaagaagaggaagaagaagagacagataacagcagtgatgagcagtataaggaggacatcactacaggtaaccgcccag GTGActgtacccggagatcagagggaaatcTGATATATTCAGGTTATAAAGCAGAGAAtcctatcacacaagatacatatgaagaacattctattaccccagatctaccctcagcccctcacagcatcGATCTGTCATCTGATCCTTATATACCAGTCCCATCTACTGATTCATCACAGCTTACTAAGCAAAAtaaggagaagccattttcatgtttagaatgtgtgaaatgttttactgagaaatcagATTTTGtcgaacatcaaagaattcacacaggtaaTGGAAAATTTTCCttttcagaatgtggaaaattgtGTGCTcgtaaatcaaatcttgttaggcatcaaagaattcacacgggagagaagcagtattcatgttcagaatgtggtaaaggTTTTTCTGACAAATCACATTTTATTAAACAGAGAACTCACGCAGGAGAGAAGTCATTTTTGTGTgaaaaatgtgggaaatgttatacaTGGAAAGATGAACTTATTAGACATCAAAACATTCACTCAGGAAAGAAGCCGTTATCATGTgataaatgtgggaaatgtttttttaagaaatcaaagcTTTTGAttcatgaaagaattcacacaggggagaagccattttcatgttcacaatgtggaaaatgtttttctgacAAATCAGTTCTTAATAGACATGAAAGAATTCATACAGgagagaggccattttcatgttcacaatgtaGAAAATGTTATACTACCAAATCAGACCTCACAGTACataaaagaactcacacaggagagaagtcatttaagtgtgaaaaatgtgggaaatgttatacaCGGAAAGATAAACTTATTAGACATCAAAACATTCactcaggggagaagccattttcatgtgatAAATGTGGAAAATATTTTACGAGGAAAGAAAAACTCATCAGTCATCAAAACATTCactcaggggagaagccattttcatgtgatAAATGTGGAAAATATTTTACGAGGAAAGATCAACTTGTTAGACATCAAAACATTCACTCagaggagaagccattttcatgttcacaatgtggaaaatgtttttctaacAAATCAGTTCTTAATAGACATGAAAGAATTCATACAGGAgataagccattttcatgttcacaatgtgAAAAATGCTTTTCTAACAAATCAGTTCTTAATAGACATGAAAGAATTCattcaggagagaagccatttccatgttcaCAATGTGAAAAATGTTCTACCAAATCAGACCTCactgtacatgaaagaactcacacaggggagtaG